In a genomic window of Spirosoma agri:
- the xylA gene encoding xylose isomerase has translation MSGTNLTLGEKTFFPFIEKPIQYEGRESDNPLAFKFYDANRSILGTPMKDLFRFATAYWHTFCGTGADPFGPGVKHFPWDQHSDPLAAAHEKMDAAFEFITKIGMEYYCFHDVDVAPEGNSNAEFEKNFRAIVDYAKQKQAASGVKLLWGTANLFSHERYMNGASTNPDFHVLAHGGWQVKNAIDATIELGGRGYTFWGGREGYMSLLNTNMKREQEHLGKFLQISRDYARKQGFTGSFYIEPKPMEPTKHQYDFDAATVVGFLNRFGLQDDFELNIETNHATLASHTFAHELQVAADNNMLGSIDANRGDYQNGWDTDQFPVDVYELTEAMLVILEAGGLKSGGVNFDAKTRRNSTDLEDIFIAHIGGMDTFARAAIAAEAILGKSKYKQLRADRYASYDGGEGARFEKGELTLDDLRSYAMANGEPKQVSGKQELYEMIVNQYI, from the coding sequence ATGTCTGGTACGAACTTAACGCTCGGCGAAAAAACGTTTTTCCCGTTTATTGAAAAACCAATCCAATACGAAGGTCGCGAATCCGACAATCCATTGGCTTTCAAATTTTACGACGCCAACAGGTCCATTCTCGGCACACCGATGAAGGATCTGTTCCGGTTTGCTACCGCCTATTGGCACACCTTCTGCGGCACGGGAGCCGATCCATTTGGTCCTGGGGTTAAGCATTTTCCGTGGGATCAGCATTCGGACCCACTCGCGGCTGCGCACGAAAAGATGGACGCGGCCTTCGAGTTCATCACCAAAATAGGCATGGAGTACTACTGCTTCCACGATGTCGATGTAGCGCCCGAAGGCAATTCGAATGCTGAGTTCGAGAAAAACTTCCGCGCCATCGTCGACTATGCCAAACAGAAGCAGGCGGCTAGTGGTGTCAAGCTGTTATGGGGAACGGCGAACCTCTTCTCGCACGAACGCTACATGAACGGTGCCTCAACCAACCCCGACTTCCACGTACTGGCACATGGCGGCTGGCAGGTCAAGAATGCCATCGACGCTACCATTGAACTGGGTGGTCGTGGCTATACCTTCTGGGGCGGTCGCGAAGGGTACATGTCGCTGCTCAACACCAACATGAAGCGTGAGCAGGAGCACCTAGGCAAATTCCTTCAGATCAGCCGGGATTATGCGCGCAAACAGGGCTTTACGGGATCGTTCTACATCGAGCCGAAGCCGATGGAACCAACCAAGCATCAGTATGACTTCGACGCGGCTACGGTGGTCGGTTTCCTGAACCGTTTTGGGTTACAGGATGATTTCGAGCTCAACATAGAAACCAACCACGCTACGCTGGCCAGCCACACCTTTGCGCACGAATTGCAGGTAGCAGCTGACAACAACATGCTGGGGTCGATCGATGCCAACCGGGGTGACTACCAGAACGGCTGGGATACTGATCAGTTTCCGGTTGATGTGTATGAACTAACCGAAGCGATGTTGGTAATTCTGGAAGCGGGCGGTTTGAAATCGGGTGGCGTGAATTTCGATGCCAAGACCCGGCGGAACTCGACGGATCTGGAAGATATTTTCATCGCGCACATTGGCGGTATGGATACCTTCGCGCGGGCAGCGATTGCAGCCGAGGCCATTCTGGGCAAGTCGAAATACAAGCAGTTACGCGCTGACCGGTATGCTAGCTACGACGGTGGCGAAGGTGCTCGGTTCGAGAAGGGCGAATTAACGTTAGACGACCTACGTTCCTACGCCATGGCCAACGGAGAGCCGAAGCAAGTCAGTGGCAAACAGGAGCTTTACGAAATGATCGTCAATCAGTATATTTAA